From Brassica oleracea var. oleracea cultivar TO1000 chromosome C3, BOL, whole genome shotgun sequence, a single genomic window includes:
- the LOC106328269 gene encoding CBL-interacting serine/threonine-protein kinase 12-like isoform X1: MTDLKRETSLPKERSSPPPQALILGRYEMGKLLGHGTFAKVYLARNVKTNESVAIKAIDKEKVLKGGLIAHIKREISILRRVRHPNIVQLFEVMATKAKIYFVMEYVRGGELFNKVAKGRLKEDAARRYFQQLISAVTFCHARGVYHRDLKPENLLLDDKGNLKVSDFGLSAVSDQIRQDGLFHTFCGTPAYVAPEVLARRGYDAAKVDIWSCGVVLFVLMAGYLPFHDRNVMAMYKKIYRGEFRCPRWFSPELTRLMSRLLETDPEKRFTFAEVMENSWFKKGFKHVKFYVEDDKLCNVDDDDDELETASVESGRSSAVSESEIECLEPRRKVVGLPRPASLNAFDIISFSQGFDLSGLFDDDGEGSRFVSGAPVSKIISKLEEIAKVVSFTVRKKDCRVSLEGSRQGVKGPLTIAAEIFELTPSLVVVEVKKKGGDRAEYEEFCNNELKPMLQNLRADDVEEPVAVSAVDDETVNSPPVFFLPSDTE; the protein is encoded by the exons ATGACGGATCTCAAAAGAGAAACATCCCTCCCGAAGGAGAGAAGCAGCCCACCACCGCAAGCCCTAATCCTCGGCCGGTACGAAATGGGGAAGCTTCTCGGCCACGGAACCTTCGCGAAGGTGTACCTCGCTCGCAACGTGAAAACAAACGAGAGCGTGGCCATCAAAGCCATCGACAAGGAGAAAGTGCTCAAAGGCGGCTTGATCGCGCAC ATCAAACGCGAGATCTCCATCCTCCGCCGCGTCCGCCACCCCAACATCGTCCAGCTCTTCGAGGTCATGGCTACGAAAGCAAAGATCTACTTCGTGATGGAGTACGTCCGCGGAGGCGAGCTTTTCAACAAGGTAGCCAAAGGACGTCTCAAGGAAGACGCCGCTCGCAGGTACTTCCAGCAGCTGATCTCCGCCGTCACGTTCTGCCACGCGCGCGGCGTCTACCACCGCGACCTCAAACCGGAGAATCTGTTGCTAGACGACAAGGGTAACCTTAAAGTCTCTGACTTTGGGCTCAGCGCGGTCTCTGATCAGATTCGACAAGACGGGCTTTTCCACACCTTCTGTGGGACCCCTGCTTACGTGGCGCCTGAGGTTTTAGCGAGGAGAGGGTACGATGCTGCTAAGGTTGATATCTGGTCTTGTGGTGTTGTGTTGTTCGTTTTGATGGCGGGTTACCTCCCGTTTCATGATAGGAACGTTATGGCTATGTATAAGAAGATTTACAGAGGCGAGTTCAGATGTCCGAGATGGTTCTCGCCGGAGCTCACGAGGTTAATGTCTCGTCTTCTCGAGACGGATCCGGAGAAACGGTTTACTTTCGCTGAGGTTATGGAGAACTCTTGGTTCAAGAAAGGGTTTAAGCATGTGAAATTCTATGTGGAGGATGATAAGCTTTGCAATGTTGATGACGATGACGATGAGTTGGAGACTGCTTCCGTGGAGTCTGGTCGGTCTTCTGCTGTGTCTGAATCCGAGATTGAGTGTTTGGAGCCTAGAAGGAAGGTTGTGGGGTTGCCTAGACCCGCGAGTTTGAATGCCTTCGATATTATATCGTTTTCGCAAGGTTTTGACTTGTCAGGGTTGTTTGATGATGATGGGGAAGGCTCTAGGTTTGTTTCAGGAGCTCCGGTTTCGAAGATCATATCGAAGTTGGAAGAGATTGCTAAAGTTGTGAGCTTTACCGTGAGGAAGAAGGATTGTAGGGTGAGTCTTGAAGGTTCAAGACAAGGAGTGAAAGGTCCATTGACGATTGCAGCGGAGATATTTGAGTTGACACCGTCGTTGGTTGTTGTGGAGGTGAAGAAGAAAGGAGGAGATAGAGCAGAGTATGAAGAGTTTTGCAACAACGAGTTGAAACCCATGTTGCAGAATCTGAGAGCTGATGATGTTGAAGAGCCTGTGGCGGTTTCAGCGGTTGATGATGAAACCGTGAATTCTCCACCGGTTTTTTTCTTGCCTTCTGACACTGAATAG
- the LOC106329086 gene encoding probable LRR receptor-like serine/threonine-protein kinase At4g36180 — protein sequence MKPLSPSLPLLLLLLLLPSPTSFAAPSLSPTPSPTISPIPRTSPRTSSSPLDPKHLKALESLNIPTAKNPCDHRPTSKPSSTVVTCDAGSPFRLVTSLSFTNCSSDLSISSAALRALSPSLTSLSFLNCPSLSPPPRLPTSLRSFAATSSFLRRRNGLSGVYLARLVNLTDLTVSSVPVSTSGLFVILGNMRKIASLTISHANLSGNIPKSLHSNLTFIDLSDNLIKGSIPTSITQLSNLKSLNLSSNSISGEIPDSIGDLISLKNLSLSSNKLSGPIPDSISSIPDLTHLDLSGNQLNGTVPRFITKMKSLKHLNLANNDFRGVLPFNASFLKKLEVFKVGGNSDLCYNRTVLSSKMKLGIAQCDKHGLPLSPPPQKEDSSSDYDYGSEDETSVKKKEGGHGPNKVVLGVSIGLASLVFLIIFLILCAKWCG from the exons ATGAAACCTCTGTCACCGTCATTACCGTTACTCCTCCTTCTCCTCCTCCTCCCCTCACCCACTAGCTTCGCCGCTCCTTCCTTATCTCCGACCCCTTCTCCAACCATCTCTCCCATTCCTCGAACATCTCCTCGCACCTCCTCTTCCCCATTAGACCCAAAACACCTCAAGGCCCTCGAATCCCTCAACATCCCCACCGCCAAAAACCCCTGCGACCACCGTCCCACCTCCAAACCCTCCTCCACCGTCGTGACCTGCGACGCCGGCTCCCCATTCCGCCTCGTCACATCCCTCTCCTTCACAAACTGCTCCTCCGACCTATCCATCTCCTCCGCAGCGCTCAGAGCCCTCTCCCCCTCCCTCACCTCCCTCTCTTTCCTCAACTGCCCTTCTCTCTCCCCTCCTCCTCGCCTCCCCACCTCCCTCCGCTCCTTCGCCGCCACCTCCTCCTTCCTCCGCCGCCGCAATGGCCTCTCCGGAGTCTA CCTCGCTCGCCTCGTTAACCTCACCGACCTCACCGTCTCCTCCGTCCCCGTCTCCACCTCCGGCCTCTTCGTCATCCTCGGAAACATGCGCAAGATCGCCTCCCTCACCATCTCACACGCGAATCTCTCCGGCAACATCCCTAAGTCCCTCCACTCGAATCTCACATTCATCGACTTATCAGACAATCTCATCAAAGGCTCAATCCCCACTTCGATCACTCAACTCTCCAACCTCAAATCTCTAAACTTGTCTTCGAACTCCATCTCCGGCGAGATCCCCGACAGCATCGGCGACCTAATCTCCCTAAAGAATCTATCGTTATCCTCCAACAAGCTCTCCGGGCCAATCCCAGATTCGATCTCGTCGATTCCAGACCTTACGCACTTAGATCTGAGCGGAAACCAACTAAACGGCACCGTTCCGAGGTTCATCACCAAGATGAAGAGCCTCAAGCACTTGAATCTCGCTAACAACGACTTCCGTGGAGTCCTTCCGTTCAATGCGAGCTTCTTGAAGAAGCTTGAAGTGTTCAAAGTGGGAGGGAACAGTGACCTCTGTTACAACCGCACTGTGCTGTCTTCAAAGATGAAGTTAGGGATTGCCCAGTGTGATAAACATGGTTTGCCTTTGTCTCCGCCGCCGCAGAAGGAGGATTCGAGTTCTGATTATGATTACGGTAGTGAAGATGAGACTAGTGTGAAGAAGAAGGAAGGAGGTCATGGTCCTAATAAGGTTGTGCTTGGTGTTTCCATTGGACTTGCTTCGCTTGTCTTCTTGATCATTTTCTTGATCCTTTGCGCCAAATGGTGTGGTTGA
- the LOC106336018 gene encoding shaggy-related protein kinase eta-like, producing the protein MADDKEVPAAVVNGHDQVTGHIISTTIGGKNGEPKQTISYMAERVVGTGSFGIVFQAKCLETGETVAIKKVLQDRRYKNRELQLMRVMDHPNVVCLKHCFFSTTSNDELFLNLVMEYVPESLYRVLKHYSTANQRMPLVYVKLYMYQIFRGLAYMHNVAGVCHRDLKPQNLLVDPLTHQVKICDFGSAKQLVKGEANISYICSRFYRAPELIFGATEYTTSIDIWSAGCVLAELLLGQPLFPGENAVDQLVEIIKVLGTPTREEIRCMNPHYTDFRFPQIKAHPWHKIFHKRMPPEAIDFASRLLQYSPSLRCTALEACAHPFFDELREPNARLPNGRPFPPIFNFKQEVAGASPELVNKLIPDHIKRQLGLSFLNQSGT; encoded by the exons ATGGCTGACGATAAG GAGGTGCCTGCTGCTGTAGTTAACGGACACGATCAAGTCACTGGCCACATAATCTCCACAACTATCGGAGGCAAAAACGGAGAACCAAAACAGACGATAAGTTACATGGCGGAGCGAGTCGTCGGAACAGGCTCCTTCGGGATAGTCTTCCAGGCCAAGTGTTTGGAGACCGGAGAAACCGTGGCGATAAAGAAGGTTCTGCAAGACAGGAGATACAAGAACCGAGAGCTTCAGCTGATGCGCGTCATGGACCATCCTAATGTGGTTTGTTTGAAGCATTGCTTCTTCTCCACCACTAGTAACGACGAGCTGTTTCTCAACTTGGTTATGGAGTATGTACCCGAGAGCTTGTACAGAGTTCTGAAACATTACAGCACTGCCAACCAGAGAATGCCTCTTGTCTATGTTAAACTCTACATGTACCAG ATCTTCAGGGGACTTGCTTATATGCACAATGTTGCTGGAGTTTGTCACAGAGATCTAAAGCCTCAAAATCTTCTG GTTGATCCTCTGACTCATCAAGTCAAGATCTGTGACTTTGGGAGTGCTAAACAGCTT GTTAAAGGTGAAGCCAACATCTCTTACATATGTTCAAGATTCTACCGTGCACCCGAGCTCATATTCGGTGCCACCGAGTACACAACTTCCATTGATATCTGGTCTGCTGGTTGTGTTCTTGCTGAGCTTCTTCTCGGTCAG CCATTATTCCCTGGAGAAAATGCTGTGGATCAGCTTGTTGAAATCATCAAA GTTCTTGGTACACCAACTCGAGAAGAGATCCGTTGTATGAATCCACATTACACAGACTTTAGGTTCCCTCAGATAAAGGCACACCCTTGGCACAAGATTTTCCATAAAAGGATGCCTCCAGAAGCTATTGATTTCGCATCAAGGCTGCTTCAGTACTCTCCAAGTCTTAGATGCACAGCG CTGGAAGCATGTGCACATCCGTTCTTTGATGAGCTCAGAGAACCAAATGCTCGTTTACCAAACGGACGGCCTTTCCCGCCTATCTTCAACTTCAAACAAGAGGTAGCTGGAGCATCACCTGAGCTGGTCAACAAGTTGATTCCAGACCATATCAAGAGACAGTTGGGTCTGAGTTTCTTGAATCAGTCTGGAACTTAA
- the LOC106328269 gene encoding CBL-interacting serine/threonine-protein kinase 12-like isoform X2 has product MTDLKRETSLPKERSSPPPQALILGRYEMGKLLGHGTFAKVYLARNATSGESVAIKVIDKEKVLKSGLIAHIKREISILRRVRHPNIVQLFEVMATKAKIYFVMEYVRGGELFNKVAKGRLKEDAARRYFQQLISAVTFCHARGVYHRDLKPENLLLDDKGNLKVSDFGLSAVSDQIRQDGLFHTFCGTPAYVAPEVLARRGYDAAKVDIWSCGVVLFVLMAGYLPFHDRNVMAMYKKIYRGEFRCPRWFSPELTRLMSRLLETDPEKRFTFAEVMENSWFKKGFKHVKFYVEDDKLCNVDDDDDELETASVESGRSSAVSESEIECLEPRRKVVGLPRPASLNAFDIISFSQGFDLSGLFDDDGEGSRFVSGAPVSKIISKLEEIAKVVSFTVRKKDCRVSLEGSRQGVKGPLTIAAEIFELTPSLVVVEVKKKGGDRAEYEEFCNNELKPMLQNLRADDVEEPVAVSAVDDETVNSPPVFFLPSDTE; this is encoded by the exons ATGACGGATCTCAAAAGAGAAACATCCCTCCCGAAGGAGAGAAGCAGCCCACCACCGCAAGCCCTAATCCTCGGCCGGTACGAAATGGGGAAGCTTCTCGGCCACGGAACCTTCGCGAAG GTGTACCTTGCGCGCAACGCAACCTCGGGAGAAAGCGTCGCGATCAAAGTGATCGACAAAGAGAAAGTCCTCAAAAGCGGTTTGATCGCACACATCAAACGCGAGATCTCCATCCTCCGCCGCGTCCGCCACCCCAACATCGTCCAGCTCTTCGAGGTCATGGCTACGAAAGCAAAGATCTACTTCGTGATGGAGTACGTCCGCGGAGGCGAGCTTTTCAACAAGGTAGCCAAAGGACGTCTCAAGGAAGACGCCGCTCGCAGGTACTTCCAGCAGCTGATCTCCGCCGTCACGTTCTGCCACGCGCGCGGCGTCTACCACCGCGACCTCAAACCGGAGAATCTGTTGCTAGACGACAAGGGTAACCTTAAAGTCTCTGACTTTGGGCTCAGCGCGGTCTCTGATCAGATTCGACAAGACGGGCTTTTCCACACCTTCTGTGGGACCCCTGCTTACGTGGCGCCTGAGGTTTTAGCGAGGAGAGGGTACGATGCTGCTAAGGTTGATATCTGGTCTTGTGGTGTTGTGTTGTTCGTTTTGATGGCGGGTTACCTCCCGTTTCATGATAGGAACGTTATGGCTATGTATAAGAAGATTTACAGAGGCGAGTTCAGATGTCCGAGATGGTTCTCGCCGGAGCTCACGAGGTTAATGTCTCGTCTTCTCGAGACGGATCCGGAGAAACGGTTTACTTTCGCTGAGGTTATGGAGAACTCTTGGTTCAAGAAAGGGTTTAAGCATGTGAAATTCTATGTGGAGGATGATAAGCTTTGCAATGTTGATGACGATGACGATGAGTTGGAGACTGCTTCCGTGGAGTCTGGTCGGTCTTCTGCTGTGTCTGAATCCGAGATTGAGTGTTTGGAGCCTAGAAGGAAGGTTGTGGGGTTGCCTAGACCCGCGAGTTTGAATGCCTTCGATATTATATCGTTTTCGCAAGGTTTTGACTTGTCAGGGTTGTTTGATGATGATGGGGAAGGCTCTAGGTTTGTTTCAGGAGCTCCGGTTTCGAAGATCATATCGAAGTTGGAAGAGATTGCTAAAGTTGTGAGCTTTACCGTGAGGAAGAAGGATTGTAGGGTGAGTCTTGAAGGTTCAAGACAAGGAGTGAAAGGTCCATTGACGATTGCAGCGGAGATATTTGAGTTGACACCGTCGTTGGTTGTTGTGGAGGTGAAGAAGAAAGGAGGAGATAGAGCAGAGTATGAAGAGTTTTGCAACAACGAGTTGAAACCCATGTTGCAGAATCTGAGAGCTGATGATGTTGAAGAGCCTGTGGCGGTTTCAGCGGTTGATGATGAAACCGTGAATTCTCCACCGGTTTTTTTCTTGCCTTCTGACACTGAATAG
- the LOC106331001 gene encoding uncharacterized protein LOC106331001 yields MAEAIQTGVQAGVQAALAANAAEAAAPRQQQNRRHNPVFEDDGDGSDEDNPFGDNPNHQRHQQDRGQQQRNAENTRWTSGIKLDIPEYHGSSQPEELLDWFVTVDEFLEFKDVPTNKKVPLITTRFRGHAASWWNQLKLSHKDHAQSRSTLMSFYQMLTRVDINDSEDQLVASLLQDYDLNYRMLHQFDPRSVSEARQRAVLVEQQNRLRNNQWAGNTKARNTTSSTEESKASTGRDTTTGPRANPRSTEPATDAVKPRPSRPNALRCFTCGNEDISRRRA; encoded by the exons ATGGCTGAAGCAATTCAGACAGGAGTTCAGGCCGGTGTACAAGCAGCCCTTGCCGCCAACGCAGCGGAAGCCGCAGCTCCACGCCAGCAACAAAACCGACGCCACAATCCGGTATTTGAAGACGATGGTGATGGGTCCGATGAGGATAACCCGTTCGGAGACAACCCCAACCATCAACGCCACCAACAAGATCGTGGTCAGCAACAGAGAAACGCCGAAAATACTCGGTGGACGTCAGGTATAAAACTTGATATTCCAGAGTATCATGGAAGTTCTCAGCCGGAAGAGCTTCTTGACTGGTTCGTCACAGTCGATGAATTTTTGGAATTCAAAGACGTACCAACCAACAAAAAAGTTCCACTTATAACTACTCGGTTCCGCGGTCACGCTGCATCATGGTGGAACCAACTCAAGCTCTCTC ACAAGGATCACGCTCAATCGAGGAGTACTCTAATGAGTTTTTATCAGATGCTCACCCGAGTAGATATTAACGACTCGGAGGATCAACTAGTAGCCTCTTTATTGCAGGACTACGACCTCAACTACAGAATGCTTCACCAGTTTGACCCGAGATCTGTCTCTGAAGCACGTCAACGAGCCGTCTTAGTGGAACAACAAAACCGCCTCAGAAACAATCAATGGGCCGGTAATACAAAAGCTCGCAACACAACATCCTCGACAGAGGAGTCTAAAGCTTCTACGGGACGCGATACAACAACGGGACCTCGGGCAAATCCCCGTTCAACAGAACCCGCAACTGATGCCGTCAAACCACGCCCATCTCGTCCCAACGCTCTCCGGTGTTTCACATGCGGCAACGAGGACATATCCAGACGGCGTGCCTAA